CTCACTATGGATCAATTACGGTTTGTTCATAACAATGACCTAGGGATAGCTTATATTGATAATATTAAGATCAATGAAGAATTGATTTTGTCTGCTAAAGAAACAAAAGCAAATTCTAAAGTAGTAGCAGTGTATCCTAATCCGGTAACGGATTACCTTCATTTGATACTGCAGTCTAAGATTAATAAAACGGAAATTTTTGATAGTGAAGGCAAGGTATTTAATATCGTATTTAAAGATAACATTGCCGATGTAAGAAATCTTCCGCCTGGTATTTATTTAATTAAAATTATTAGTACTAATGAAATATATTATAGTAAATTTATAAAAAAGTGATTATTTTTCTATTAAATATAAATAGCTGTGTTTTTGTTCTATTCCCCTGTATTGTTGGATTTGCATTGTGTTTGTGGCTGTAATTTTGGCTTATTTTGTTGCTGATTAAGTTTTTTTATGCTGATTTTATTGTTTTTTTTATAAAAAGAAATAATTGGAATTAATTTGATTATTTCTTTTTTGTGTTAATTTTAGTTAATTTATTTTGGTTAATGGCTTTTTTGTTTGAATTAAAAACACTATTATTGCAATAATTATGAATATTGAATAATAAGTTATGGTTAAAAATTTATTCGTTTTGGGATTATTAGGATTATCCCTAAATTTGGTTAAGGCGCAAACTGTAGTATTCCAAGAAGGGTTTAATACAGGAGCAGGTTGGTCAGTTATAGATAGAGACGCTGATGATGAAAACTGGGGTATTTATACAGGAACTGCAACTACTGATGGATGGGGATTCACTGGGAATTTTGCAGGTTCAGCATCATGGTTACCAGCGCCTGTAGGAGCATTGACTCCTGATAATTTATTAATTTCGCCAGCAATAACACTTCCTGCAACGGGGACTTTATCATTAAGTTTTCAAGTAGGATCTTCCGATACTCAGTTTTTTGCAGAGCATTATGCAGCGTATGTGTTACCAAGCACTGCGACAGCATTTACAGGTACTGAAACTCCTTTAATTGAAGGAACTGTAACAGCAGGTAGAACAGCAATCGCTAAAACAGCAACAATTCCTAGTAATTTGGCAGGACAAAGTGTAAAGCTATATTTTAGACACTTTAATAGTAATGATCAAAATCTTTTGATCCTGGATAACGTTAAAATTACACAAACAGGAAGCTTAGGAACTGCTGAAAGTAAAGTATCTAAGGTGGAGACTTCTCTATATCCTAATCCTGCAACTGATGTTCTTAACATTAAATCTAAAGGAAAGGTGAATGCAGTTGAAATCTATGATGTCAGTGGAAGAAAAGTATCTGCGGATTTGGATGGAGATAAAGTAAATGTTAAAAACTTGAATCCAGGAAGCTATATTATCAGCATTGAAACAAAAGAAGGTAAAACTACCGAGAAATTCATCAAAAAATAATACCTGATAAATCTTAGTATCAGTAAAACGCTCCAATTGGAGCGTTTTTGTTATTTTAGAGAAATAAATTTTGAACAATATGTCGGAAAACAAAACAGCATATATAACGGGAGGAACCAAAGGAATAGGGTTGGGGATTGCTAAGATTTTGCTTGAAAACGGAATCTCAGTAGCATTTTCAGGAAGAAAAAGAGAAGATGTAATGAAAGCCGAAGAAGAGCTTAGAAAGTATTCTGATAAAGTCTTAGGAATTGTATCTGATGTAAGAAATCTTGAGAGTGAAACAGAAGCCGTACAACATATCGTTGAAAAATTCGGTAGGCTCGATTACGTAATCGCTAATGCCGGACTGGGTATATTTAAACCCGTAGATGAATTGTCTGCCGAAGAATGGAATGATATGATAGAAACTAATCTTACAGGAGTTTTTTATACCTTAAAAGCCTCCGTAGAAGAGTTGAAAAAGACAGAAGGGTATTACATCACTATTTCAAGTCTTGCAGGGGCTAATTTCTTTGAAAATGGGACGGGATACAATGCCTCAAAATTTGGAGTAGTGGGTTTCACACAGGCCGCGATGATCGATTTGAGAAAGTATAATATCAAATCTACCGTAATCATGCCGGGTTCGGTTGCTACCTATTTTAATGGAAATACTCCTTCAGAAAAAGACAGTTGGAAGATTCAGCCTGAAGATATGGGGAATCTGATATTGGATATTTTAAAGATAAATCCAAGGGTTTTGCCTAGTAAAATTGAGTTTAGAGCAACACAGCCAGGGAAATAAGTACATCTAATGTATTGAATAATAATTTAATAAGTATTATGCATGCATAATATATTTTTTATTTATATTAGCAAAAATTAATTCAAACAAAATCTCTGCATAAACTGTCATGATTTTATGCGTAAAAGAGAAAAAATAAAATAGTACACATGAAAATATTAGTTTGTATTAGTAGTGTTCCGGATACTACTTCCAAAATTAACTTTACAGCAGATAAGTCTGCATTCGACAAAAACGGAATTCAGTGGGTAATCAATCCGCTAGATGAATTTGCGTTGACAAAAGCAGTTAAACTTCAGGAATCTCAGGGAGCAACAGTAACAGTAATCAACGTAGGAGATGCTGCTACAGAACCTGTAATCAGAAAAGCTTTAGCAATCGGTGCTAATGATGCCGTAAGAGTAAATCTTGATCCAAAGGATAGTTTTTCTACAGCAAAAGAAATTGCTGCTGTGGCTCAAAACGGAGGATATGATTTAATCCTTTGTGGTAAAGAATCTATCGATTATAACGGTGGTTCTGTACCTGGAATGGTTGCTCAATTATTGAACTTACCTTTCGTAAATGCATCTGTGGGATTAGATGTAAACGGAAGTGAAGCTACTGCAGTAAGAGAAATCGAAGGTGGAAAAGAAACTATTTCAGTTAAATTACCAGCAATTATTGCAGGTCAGAAAGGGTTGGTAGACGAAAAAGACCTTATCATTCCAAACATGAGAGGAATCATGTCTGCAAGAACAAAGCCTTTACAGGTAGTAGAGCCTACTTCTTCAGAAGTTAAAGTTCAGGGAGTATCTTATGACAGCGTTCCGCCAAGAGCAGCTGTGAAAATGGTTTCTCCGGACAATCTGGATGAATTGGTAAGATTGCTTCACGAAGAAGCTAAAGTGATCTAATCGTAATCCTTTAATTTTTAATTTTTAAATTTAAAAAAATGGCAGTATTCGTATACGCAGAAAATATAAACGGAGTTTACAAAAAAGCAGCTTTTGAAGCAGTTTCTTATGCTAAAGCAGTGGCAGACAAAGCAGGAGATACCGTTACAGCAATCTCTGTAAACCCTACTGATTCTTCAGATTTATTATACAAATATGGAGCATCAAACGTTATCAATATCAAAGACGAAGGTCTTAAAAATTTCTCAGCAAAAGCATTCGCTCAAGCAGTAAATGAAGTAGCAAACGGAAATATTATTGTTTTCCCTCACACTACAGATGCTTCTTCAGTAGCTCCAATGTTGGCAATTATGAAGAATTATTCTTTAATTACCAATGTATTGGAAGCTCCTGAAAGTCTTTCTCCTTTCCAGGTGAAAAGAAGAGCTTTCTCAGGAAAAGGGTTTATGCATGCAAAAGCAGAAGGAAACGGAGTTATTGTTACTGTTTCTCAAAACGCTTTCGGTGTTAAAGAAAACGCAGTATCGGGTTCTGAAGAGGTGAAAAACCTATCAGTAGCTAACGAGGATA
This is a stretch of genomic DNA from Chryseobacterium tructae. It encodes these proteins:
- a CDS encoding T9SS-dependent choice-of-anchor J family protein; its protein translation is MVKNLFVLGLLGLSLNLVKAQTVVFQEGFNTGAGWSVIDRDADDENWGIYTGTATTDGWGFTGNFAGSASWLPAPVGALTPDNLLISPAITLPATGTLSLSFQVGSSDTQFFAEHYAAYVLPSTATAFTGTETPLIEGTVTAGRTAIAKTATIPSNLAGQSVKLYFRHFNSNDQNLLILDNVKITQTGSLGTAESKVSKVETSLYPNPATDVLNIKSKGKVNAVEIYDVSGRKVSADLDGDKVNVKNLNPGSYIISIETKEGKTTEKFIKK
- a CDS encoding SDR family oxidoreductase; protein product: MSENKTAYITGGTKGIGLGIAKILLENGISVAFSGRKREDVMKAEEELRKYSDKVLGIVSDVRNLESETEAVQHIVEKFGRLDYVIANAGLGIFKPVDELSAEEWNDMIETNLTGVFYTLKASVEELKKTEGYYITISSLAGANFFENGTGYNASKFGVVGFTQAAMIDLRKYNIKSTVIMPGSVATYFNGNTPSEKDSWKIQPEDMGNLILDILKINPRVLPSKIEFRATQPGK
- a CDS encoding electron transfer flavoprotein subunit beta/FixA family protein, producing MKILVCISSVPDTTSKINFTADKSAFDKNGIQWVINPLDEFALTKAVKLQESQGATVTVINVGDAATEPVIRKALAIGANDAVRVNLDPKDSFSTAKEIAAVAQNGGYDLILCGKESIDYNGGSVPGMVAQLLNLPFVNASVGLDVNGSEATAVREIEGGKETISVKLPAIIAGQKGLVDEKDLIIPNMRGIMSARTKPLQVVEPTSSEVKVQGVSYDSVPPRAAVKMVSPDNLDELVRLLHEEAKVI
- a CDS encoding electron transfer flavoprotein subunit alpha/FixB family protein, with the protein product MAVFVYAENINGVYKKAAFEAVSYAKAVADKAGDTVTAISVNPTDSSDLLYKYGASNVINIKDEGLKNFSAKAFAQAVNEVANGNIIVFPHTTDASSVAPMLAIMKNYSLITNVLEAPESLSPFQVKRRAFSGKGFMHAKAEGNGVIVTVSQNAFGVKENAVSGSEEVKNLSVANEDTKVISHEQSSGKLDLKEAEVVVSAGRGMKGPENWGMIEDLANVLGAATACSKPVSDIGWRPHTEHVGQTGKAISPNLYIAVGISGAIQHLAGVNSSKTIVVINNDPEAPFFKSADYGVVGDAFQIIPALTEKIKAIKG